Proteins from one Camelina sativa cultivar DH55 chromosome 8, Cs, whole genome shotgun sequence genomic window:
- the LOC104709254 gene encoding zinc finger BED domain-containing protein RICESLEEPER 2-like — MCLVLMLSLWHLVKFVLLGSLREAEFERLNEQTWFELMEIHLELWCASALVTGALRNLQNFHLLYLVRMPHLQLQANAEYSKVSNKDSHDSYDVRSIDLESQRVIDAANAEEEQCMFDGAEPSNSRKRAPIHIDDEDVEQEKGKTTSTQPKKKKQNKFDGDQSSKSGKRAAIDIDDDDDLHDNVVGDKGKGKATSTEPTKRKQYTNCWEHFTVFKKTINGKLQDRAECNHCKRDYAYNSHKNGTHSYNRHMETCKVRLSNADISKVMLNSEAKLQVRKIDHMVFREMVAKYVKFISRNTAAADVYKFYENEAENLKRVLAHFPGRISFTSDLWTAITHEGYMCLTAHYVERNWKLNSKIIVFYASPPPHSGMHIAMEILEKCKDWGIEKKVLSITLDNATNNDTTQDILKSQLMLRNDLLCGGDYFHVRCTTHILNIIVQIGLKDIDDTLEKIIESIKYVQASEKREILFGKCVEVVGLQLKADLIMDVKTRWNSTYKMLDRALKYRAAFGNLKVIDGRNYKFHPTEAEWHRLKQICEFLEPFDEITNMISGSTYPTSNLYFMQVWNINNGLISNSQNQDEVIRSMIVPMREMFDKYWEEVSDVFAMTTVFDPRLKLTLVNYCFEKNDKGYAQIKIKHLCGKLATLFESYENKSIFTSTSIETRETNHQTDENEGKREFW; from the exons atgtgtttggttcttATGCTCAGTCTCTGGCATTTGGTCAAATTCGTCCTCTTGGGATCACTTAGAGAAGCAGAATTCGAGAGGCTGAATGAGCAAACTTGGTTCGAGCTTATGGAGATTCACTTA GAACTATGGTGTGCCTCTGCACTTGTTACGGGAGCTCTACGAAACCTTCAGAACTTCCACTTGTTGTACCTCGTGAGAATGCCACATCTGCAGCTGCAGGCCAACGCGGAGTACAGCAAGGTTTCCAACAAG gactCACATGACTCTTATGATGTGAGATCAATAGACTTAGAGTCTCAAAGAGTAATTGATGCTGCAAACGCTGAAGAAGAACAATGCATGTTTGATGGAGCAGAGCCATCTAATTCTCGTAAGAGAGCACCAATTCATATTGATGACGAAGATGTTGAACAGGAGAAAGGAAAGACAACATCAACACaaccgaagaagaaaaagcagaaTAAGTTTGATGGAGATCAATCCTCTAAATCTGGAAAAAGAGCTGCAAttgatattgatgatgatgatgatctacaTGATAATGTCGTAGGAGATAAAGGAAAAGGGAAAGCAACATCAACAGAACCGACAAAGAGAAAGCAGTATACAAATTGTTGGGAGCATTTTACAGTGTTTAAGAAGACTATTAATGGAAAACTTCAAGACAGAGCTGAATGCAATCACTGCAAGAGGGATTACGCCTACAATTCACACAAGAACGGTACACATTCTTACAATCGTCATATGGAAACTTGTAAGGTTCGGCTTAGTAATGCTGATATTAGTAAGGTGATGCTCAATTCTGAAGCAAAGTTACAAGTTAGGAAGATAGATCATATGGTTTTTCGCGAAATGGTAGCTAAGT ATGTGAAGTTTATAAGCCGGAACACAGCTGCAGCAGACGTTTACAAGTTCTATGAGAATGAGGCAGAGAATTTAAAGAGAGTATTAGCTCACTTTCCAGGGAGGATTAGCTTCACTTCTGATTTGTGGACTGCAATCACTCATGAGGGCTACATGTGTCTAACAGCACATTATGTTGAAAGGAACTGGAAATTAAACAGcaagataattgttttttatgcTTCTCCGCCTCCACATTCAGGTATGCACATAGCAATGGAGATTCTAGAGAAGTGTAAGGATTGGGGAATTGAGAAAAAAGTGTTGTCCATCACGTTAGACAATGCTACTAACAATGACACAACACAAGATATTCTGAAATCTCAGCTTATGTTGCGGAATGATTTGTTGTGTGGAGGAGACTATTTTCATGTGCGATGCACAACACATATTCTCAACATCATTGTTCAGATTGGCCTGAAAGATATAGATGATACATTGGAAAAGATCATAGAGAGTATCAAATATGTTCAAGCTTCTGAAAAACGTGAGATATTGTTTGGAAAATGTGTTGAAGTGGTTGGTCTACAGTTGAAAGCGGACTTGATTATGGATGTGAAAACTAGATGGAATTCAACATACAAGATGCTTGATAGGGCTCTCAAGTATCGAGCTGCCTTTGGTAATCTCAAAGTCATTGATGGGAGAAACTACAAGTTTCACCCTACAGAAGCTGAATGGCACCGATTGAAGCAAATTTGTGAGTTTTTGGAGCCTTTTGATGAAATCACTAATATGATCTCAGGTTCAACATATCCAACTTCAAACTTGTATTTCATGCAAGTTTGGAATATCAACAATGGGTTGATATCGAATTCACAGAATCAAGATGAAGTCATCAGAAGTATGATTGTTCCAATGAGAGAAATGTTTGATAAGTATTGGGAAGAGGTTAGTGATGTTTTTGCAATGACAACAGTGTTTGATCCAAGGTTGAAGCTAACACTGGTCAAttattgttttgaaaagaaCGACAAGGGTTATGCTCAGATAAAGATTAAACATTTGTGTGGTAAGCTTGCTACTCTTTTTGAATCTTATGAGAATAAGTCCATTTTCACATCAACTTCTATAGAGACACGTGAAACTAATCATCAAACTGATGAGAATGAAGGAAAAAGGGAGTTTTGGTAA
- the LOC104706422 gene encoding beta-galactosidase 7, whose amino-acid sequence MWPDLINKAKDGGLDAIETYVFWNVHEPKQRQYDFSGHLDIVRFIKTIQSAGLYSVLRIGPYVCAEWNYGGFPVWLHNMPNMEFRTVNPSFMNEMQNFTTKIVEMMKAEKLFASQGGPIILAQIENEYGNVISSYGAEGKAYIDWCANMANSLDIGVPWLMCQQPNAPKPMIETCNGFYCDEYEPTNPSSPKMWTENWTGWFKNWGGKHPYRTAEDLAFSVARFFQTGGTFQNYYMYHGGTNFGRVAGGPYITTSYDYHAPLDEYGNLNQPKWGHLKQLHTVLKSMEKPLTYGNISRIDLGNSIKATIYTTKEGSSCFIGNVNATADALVNFKGKDYHVPAWSVSVLPDCDKEAYNTAKVNTQTSIMTDDSSKPQMLQWTWRPESAQKSILKGSGDLIAKGLVDQKDVTNDASDYLWYMTRVHLDKKDPLWSRNMTLRVHSNAPVLHAYVNGKYIGNEFVKNGKFDYRFERKINPVHGTNHISLLSVSVGLQNYGPFFPSSPTGINGPVSLVGYKGEETIEKDLSKHQWDYKIGMNGYNNKLFSTKSVGHLKWANQKLATGRMLTWYKAHFKAPRGKNPVIVDFNGLGKGEAWINGQSIGRYWPSFNSSDDGCKDECDYRGEYGSDKCAFMCGKPTQRRYHVPRSFLNASGHNTITLFEEMGGNPSMVNFKTVVVGTVCARAHEHNKVELSCHDRPISAVKFASFGNPVGHCGSFAVGTCHGDKDAVKTVAEKCVGKANCTIDVSSDTFGSTLDCGDSPKILAVELEC is encoded by the exons ATGTGGCCTGATCTGATCAACAAAGCCAAAGACGGTGGCTTAGACGCAATAGAGACGTACGTTTTTTGGAACGTAcatgaaccaaaacaaagacAATACGATTTCTCGGGGCATCTAGATATTGTTCGATTCATCAAAACCATCCAAAGCGCGGGTCTCTACTCCGTTCTTCGCATTGGACCTTATGTTTGCGCAGAATGGAATTATGGAGGCTTTCCAGTATGGCTGCACAATATGCCCAACATGGAATTTAGAACGGTTAACCCTAGTTTCATG AATGAAATGCAAAACTTTACTACAAAGATAGTAGAGATGATGAAGGCCGAGAAGCTCTTTGCGTCACAAGGTGGTCCAATCATTCTAGCTCAG ATTGAGAACGAGTATGGGAACGTGATCTCATCGTATGGAGCAGAGGGTAAGGCCTATATTGATTGGTGTGCCAATATGGCTAACTCTCTAGACATCGGTGTTCCATGGCTTATGTGCCAACAACCCAACGCTCCTAAGCCTATGATCGAGACGTGCAATGGATTCTACTGTGACGAGTACGAACCAACCAACCCGAGCAGCCCAAAGATGTGGACAGAGAATTGGACCGGATGGTTCAAAAATTGGGGAGGCAAACATCCTTATAGAACCGCTGAGGATCTTGCTTTTTCAGTTGCTAGATTTTTCCAAACTGGAGGAACTTTCCAGAACTATTACATG TACCATGGTGGTACTAACTTTGGAAGAGTCGCTGGAGGTCCATACATCACCACTTCATATGATTACCATGCTCCCCTTGATGAATACG gtAACTTGAACCAGCCGAAATGGGGTCACTTGAAACAGCTCCACACAGTGTTAAAATCCATGGAAAAACCACTGACTTATGGCAATATTTCAAGAATCGATCTTGGCAACTCCATCAAG GCGACGATTTACACAACAAAGGAAGGATCCAGCTGTTTCATCGGTAATGTGAACGCAACTGCGGATGCTTTAGTCAACTTCAAAGGGAAAGACTACCACGTACCGGCTTGGTCCGTGAGTGTTCTTCCCGACTGCGATAAAGAGGCTTACAACACTGCAAAAGTGAACACTCAAACATCAATAATGACCGATGACTCTAGTAAGCCACAGATGCTGCAATGGACCTGGAGACCGGAGTCCGCTCAGAAGAGCATTCTTAAAGGCAGCGGCGATCTCATTGCCAAAGGTCTTGTAGACCAAAAAGACGTTACAAATGATGCTAGTGACTATCTTTGGTACATGACTAG GGTTCATCTCGACAAGAAAGATCCACTCTGGAGCCGAAACATGACGCTACGGGTTCACAGCAATGCCCCTGTTCTTCATGCTTACGTCAATGGAAAATACATCGGTAACGAGTTCGTAAAGAACGGGAAATTCGATTACAGATTTGAGAGGAAGATCAATCCCGTTCACGGAACTAATCACATTTCACTTCTCAGTGTTTCCGTTGGACTACAG AATTATGGACCTTTCTTTCCGAGTAGCCCAACTGGAATCAATGGTCCTGTGTCCTTGGTGGGATACAAAGGAGAGGAAACTATCGAGAAGGATCTATCAAAACATCAATGGGACTACAAGATTGGTATGAATGGATACAACAACAAACTTTTCAGCACGAAATCCGTTGGTCACCTCAAATGGGCAAACCAAAAGCTTGCTACTGGTCGGATGCTGACATGGTACAAG GCACATTTCAAGGCTCCTCGTGGTAAAAATCCAGTGATTGTGGACTTTAATGGTCTCGGGAAAGGTGAGGCTTGGATCAACGGTCAGAGCATTGGACGTTACTGGCCGAGCTTTAACTCTAGTGACGATGGTTGCAAAGATGAATGCGACTACCGTGGGGAGTATGGTAGCGACAAATGCGCTTTTATGTGCGGCAAACCAACTCAAAGAAG GTACCATGTTCCACGATCGTTCTTGAACGCGAGCGGACACAACACAATCACTCTATTCGAAGAAATGGGTGGTAACCCGTCCATGGTGAACTTCAAGACAGTCGTGGTCGGAACGGTTTGTGCTAGGGCTCATGAACACAACAAAGTGGAGTTGTCCTGCCATGACAGGCCAATTTCAGCCGTTAAATTCGCGAGCTTTGGAAATCCGGTGGGGCATTGTGGGTCATTTGCGGTTGGTACGTGCCACGGAGACAAGGATGCAGTGAAGACCGTGGCTGAAAAGTGTGTTGGGAAAGCCAACTGCACTATCGATGTGTCTTCCGACACGTTTGGCTCTACTTTGGACTGTGGAGATTCACCTAAAATATTGGCCGTGGAATTGGAGTGCTAG
- the LOC104706423 gene encoding 20 kDa chaperonin, chloroplastic — translation MAATQLTASPVTVSARSLASLEGLRASSVKFSSLKPGTLRQNQFRRFVVRAASVVAPKYTTIKPLGDRLLVKIKEAEEKTLGGILLPSTAQSKPQGGEVVAVGEGRTIGKNKIDITVPTGAQIIYSKYAGTEVEFNDVKHLILKEDDIVGILETDDIKDLKPLNDRVFIKVAEAEEKTAGGLLLTETTKEKPSIGTVIAVGPGSLDEEGSVTPLPISTGSTVLYSKYAGNDFKGKDGSNYIALRASDVMAILS, via the exons ATGGCGGCTACGCAACTTACAGCCTCACCAGTGACTGTGTCAGCTAGGAGCTTAGCCTCGCTAGAAGGTCTAAGAGCTTCAAGTGtcaagttttcttctttgaaacCAGGGACCCTTAGGCAGAACCAGTTCCGTCGTTTTGTTGTCAGAGCTGCTTCTGTTGTTGCTCCTAAG TATACTACGATAAAGCCATTGGGGGATCGTCTGTTGGTGaagatcaaggaggcagagGAGAAGACTCTAGGAGGTATCTTACTTCCATCCACAGCTCAATCAAAACCTCAAGGAGGTGAAGTCGTTGCTGTGGGTGAAGGAAGAACTAttgggaaaaacaaaattgatatcACTGTCCCT ACTGGAGCACAAATTATTTACTCCAAATACGCAGGAACTGAGGTCGAATTCAATGATGTGAAGCATCTCATTCTCAAGGAAGATGATATTGTTGGCATTCTTGAGACAGATGACATCAAAGATCTTAAACCTTTGAATGACCGAGTCTTTATTAAG GTTGCTGAGGCAGAGGAGAAAACAGCTGGAGGGTTGTTGTTAACCGAGACCACCAAAGAGAAGCCTTCTATCGGCACG GTGATAGCAGTTGGACCGGGTTCCCTAGACGAGGAAGGTAGCGTTACCCCACTACCAATATCGACCGGAAGCACAGTTCTTTACTCCAAGTATGCTGGTAACGACTTCAAGGGCAAAGATGGTTCCAACTACATTGCCCTCAGAGCTTCAGATGTGATGGCTATACTTTCTTAG